A single region of the Drosophila miranda strain MSH22 chromosome 2, D.miranda_PacBio2.1, whole genome shotgun sequence genome encodes:
- the LOC108154513 gene encoding uncharacterized protein LOC108154513 isoform X1: MLPYLAASCLLLALSGLQPTTAAIHKRSGANAANGLGEESASTAHSHSKHAPNPAGSVENTDLLDKLSWKCANNASCLYGVANGIMASYRRGETIKLGLFDLVRLPDLDATHKHKWGTGRGLASFMDFVSGNAVRVPVGPMVFSVQRSEDDTDYIEVALLKKASSGTGRLQGNGGGGLLGGGGGSGLGGGGNGGGGLLSGLGGGDSGGGGGGGGVLRRRHQHQDKKQFQMLIPMYLAATTFGWTMVAAKAVGLLTLKALILSKIAFVVAAIVLIKKLMDNASEKMMYQFPEQTPYMMPYGMDYGGLHGGDISPEMYPGSLHHLAMAGGGQLPGHPGLESLSAESHLHSQVSSDGSNHTQVLAALGGLGGLGHKIKREDSWMAKSKSNPVRRPLIYNYVQPHMPYYRS; encoded by the exons ATGTTGCCCTACCTTGCTGCCAGCTGCTTGCTGCTGGCTCTAAGCGGCCTGCAGCCAACGACCGCGGCCATCCACAAACGGAGCGGTGCCAACGCGGCCAACGGGCTGGGAGAGGAGTCAGCGAGCACCGCCCACTCCCACTCAAAGCATGCGCCTAATCCGGCAGGGAGCGTCGAGAACACGGACCTCTTGGATAAATTGAGCTGGAAGTGCGCCAACAATGCGAGCTGTCTGTACGGCGTTGCCAATGGGATCATGGCCTCGTACCGACGGGGCGAAACCATCAAGCTGGGACTCTTCGACCTGGTCAGGCTCCCCGACCTGGACGCAACACACAAGCACAAGTGGGGCACTGGCCGAGGACTGGCCAGCTTCATGGACTTTGTCAGTGGCAATGCCGTGCGGGTGCCCGTTGGCCCCATGGTGTTTAGTGTGCAGCGATCGGAAGACGACACTGATTACATTGAGGTGGCGCTCCTGAAGAAGGCCTCCAGCGGCACAG GGCGGCTGCAGGGCAACGGCGGTGGAGGTCTGCTTGGTGGCGGAGGTGGCAGCGGCCTTGGAGGCGGCGGTAACGGGGGAGGCGGCCTACTAAGTGGACTAGGAGGTGGCGATAGCGGAGGTGggggtggaggtggaggagtCTTACGCCGACGACATCAGCACCAGGACAAGAAGCAGTTCCAGATGCTCATACCCATGTATCTGGCAGCGACAACTTTTGGTTGGACAATGGTGGCCGCCAAGGCGGTGGGTCTGCTCACTCTGAAGGCTCTAATCCTATCAAAAATCGCATTTGTCGTGGCCGCTATAGTCCTGATCAAGAAGCTGATGGATAATGCCAGTGAAAA GATGATGTATCAGTTTCCGGAGCAAACCCCCTATATGATGCCTTATGGAATGGACTATGGTGGTCTTCATGGCGGCGATATCTCTCCAGAGATGTATCCAGGCTCGCTGCATCATCTAGCGATGGCCGGCGGCGGCCAGCTGCCCGGTCATCCTGGCCTGGAGAGCCTCAGCGCCGAGAGTCATCTGCACTCACAGGTCTCCAGCGACGGCAGCAACCACACCCAGGTGCTGGCAGCTCTGGGCGGTCTCGGCGGCCTGGGCCATAAAATCAAACGTGAGGACTCTTGGATGGCGAAGAGTAAGT CCAATCCAGTCAGGCGGCCACTCATCTATAACTACGTCCAGCCGCACATGCCCTACTACCGCTCCTGA
- the LOC108154513 gene encoding uncharacterized protein LOC108154513 isoform X2, with the protein MLPYLAASCLLLALSGLQPTTAAIHKRSGANAANGLGEESASTAHSHSKHAPNPAGSVENTDLLDKLSWKCANNASCLYGVANGIMASYRRGETIKLGLFDLVRLPDLDATHKHKWGTGRGLASFMDFVSGNAVRVPVGPMVFSVQRSEDDTDYIEVALLKKASSGTGRLQGNGGGGLLGGGGGSGLGGGGNGGGGLLSGLGGGDSGGGGGGGGVLRRRHQHQDKKQFQMLIPMYLAATTFGWTMVAAKAVGLLTLKALILSKIAFVVAAIVLIKKLMDNASEKMMYQFPEQTPYMMPYGMDYGGLHGGDISPEMYPGSLHHLAMAGGGQLPGHPGLESLSAESHLHSQVSSDGSNHTQVLAALGGLGGLGHKIKREDSWMAKTNPVRRPLIYNYVQPHMPYYRS; encoded by the exons ATGTTGCCCTACCTTGCTGCCAGCTGCTTGCTGCTGGCTCTAAGCGGCCTGCAGCCAACGACCGCGGCCATCCACAAACGGAGCGGTGCCAACGCGGCCAACGGGCTGGGAGAGGAGTCAGCGAGCACCGCCCACTCCCACTCAAAGCATGCGCCTAATCCGGCAGGGAGCGTCGAGAACACGGACCTCTTGGATAAATTGAGCTGGAAGTGCGCCAACAATGCGAGCTGTCTGTACGGCGTTGCCAATGGGATCATGGCCTCGTACCGACGGGGCGAAACCATCAAGCTGGGACTCTTCGACCTGGTCAGGCTCCCCGACCTGGACGCAACACACAAGCACAAGTGGGGCACTGGCCGAGGACTGGCCAGCTTCATGGACTTTGTCAGTGGCAATGCCGTGCGGGTGCCCGTTGGCCCCATGGTGTTTAGTGTGCAGCGATCGGAAGACGACACTGATTACATTGAGGTGGCGCTCCTGAAGAAGGCCTCCAGCGGCACAG GGCGGCTGCAGGGCAACGGCGGTGGAGGTCTGCTTGGTGGCGGAGGTGGCAGCGGCCTTGGAGGCGGCGGTAACGGGGGAGGCGGCCTACTAAGTGGACTAGGAGGTGGCGATAGCGGAGGTGggggtggaggtggaggagtCTTACGCCGACGACATCAGCACCAGGACAAGAAGCAGTTCCAGATGCTCATACCCATGTATCTGGCAGCGACAACTTTTGGTTGGACAATGGTGGCCGCCAAGGCGGTGGGTCTGCTCACTCTGAAGGCTCTAATCCTATCAAAAATCGCATTTGTCGTGGCCGCTATAGTCCTGATCAAGAAGCTGATGGATAATGCCAGTGAAAA GATGATGTATCAGTTTCCGGAGCAAACCCCCTATATGATGCCTTATGGAATGGACTATGGTGGTCTTCATGGCGGCGATATCTCTCCAGAGATGTATCCAGGCTCGCTGCATCATCTAGCGATGGCCGGCGGCGGCCAGCTGCCCGGTCATCCTGGCCTGGAGAGCCTCAGCGCCGAGAGTCATCTGCACTCACAGGTCTCCAGCGACGGCAGCAACCACACCCAGGTGCTGGCAGCTCTGGGCGGTCTCGGCGGCCTGGGCCATAAAATCAAACGTGAGGACTCTTGGATGGCGAAGA CCAATCCAGTCAGGCGGCCACTCATCTATAACTACGTCCAGCCGCACATGCCCTACTACCGCTCCTGA